The region TTCTCAAAAAATAGTCGTGGTATTGGTCCAAACAGGAAGCTTATATGATGCAAAAGTCGCAAAAAGTCTTCGTCTAACTGGTTCATTGTCTCTGCAACATCCCAGCGATCATGCTGCCTGGCAACGTGAGAACCATGGCGTTTGAGTGTTTCAGCGATCGCCGTTTCCAGTTCATCTGCAGTAAACGGTTTTAGCAGAAAGCCGCAGGAGTTCAACAGCAGTGATTCATGATCGCGGTCTAATTTTTGACTGGTCATATAAATCACAGGGCAGTTGAGAGCATACAAAATCTGCCATCCAGCCGTAAACACATCCATATCACCAGTCAGCGATAGATTCAACAGCACCACATCTGGAACCGTAATCGTTGCGTATTCAATCGCTTTTTCAACGGAGTTAACGATCCCAACAATCGCGTATCCTTGGCGCCTCAAATCACGAGCAATAATTTCAGCAACACTCAGTGCCCGTTCAGCAATCAACACTTTGACTTGAGAATTTGCTTGTATCATCCTGTTCAGCCTCCACAGCCCGTGTGATAGACAAACCTGCTGGGTGATTCAGCGTTGTTTTTATCAAGGGGGCTTTTCGTTTAACAGTTTTAGATTACAACTGGCAGGCAAGCGGCTACTTCGTCCATGTCATTCATCTAAGTAGATGAGCTTCCACTGATCCATCCATGATGATCAAATTCTTAACCTTCGTTCAGTAGGATAAACTCAAAGTCGTTGCCATGCGACCTGCAGTAAAGGCGAGTTAGAAAGCAGACCCCGATGGAGCATTTCACTCATTCGCTCTGGATCAAACTTTCTGACCAACACCGCTGTTTGGTTAGATGGAGTCTGCCCAGATTGCTTGGGATTGTAACAGGAGCGATCGCGCTAGTGCTGGCTATTAGCTATTTATGGAGAAGTCCTGCCATGACATCCTCACCCACCCTTCTGACCGATCCATTTTTGCAACTGCCCACTGAGTCATCCGTGCGAGTGGTTTGGTTTACAGAATTTAAGGGAACTCACCATACTGTCCGCTATGGCAAAGGTTTAGCCCAGAGTGTTCAGGCAAGCACAACCCAACTATACCGGACTCGCGAAGATGCCGATTCCAATCTTGCCAATCCGCCCACCCGTCTCACACCCCGCCCCATCTGGCGGCACGAAGCCGAAGTACCAGATTTAGCTGCAGGGAAGCGACTGCCCTACCAGGTTGCTAGTACACGCGAGGATGGTGCGATCGCCACAAGCAAACCCTTTACCCTGGCACCCAAACCCTCTCCTGGTCAAGCGCTCAAGGTACTGCTCACCTCCGATCACCAACTCAAGCCAATGGTGGCAGCCAATTTGCAAAAGGTAGCAGAAACTGCTGGCAGGTTGGATCTGGTGCTGCTGGCTGGAGACTTAGTTAACATTCCTGATCGCGCTTCTGAGTGGTTTGATGATGCCAATGGAGGTGCCTTTTTCCCAGCATTGCAAGGACGTGCCAGCTACGAATTAGAAAAAGACGGAGTCAAAACGCGCTATACGGGGGCTGAAATTTTACAGCATACACCCATGTATACTGCGATTGGTAATCATGAAGTCATGGGGCGCTATTCTGACACTCAAAGTTTGAATAGTCAGTATGCCGATGCAGTACCTCGTGCCGTGGCAGAATCAGTCTATTTAGCAAAAAAGCCCTTCCTCAATCCCACAGGCGATCCGCAACTACAAGCCGACTGGATTAAAAACCAATCTTTTAACACTGATACCTACGAAGCAATTCTATCCCTACCCACCAGCCCAACGGGGGGCAAGCAGTACTATGCCGTGACTTTTGGAGACATTCGGCTTATCGTACTGTATGTGACTAACGTCTGGCGCACTCCCAGTTTGGCACCAGATGCACGAGGTAAATATCGTGAGCGGGAGCAGGACTTGAACACTCCCGAAAACTGGGGCTACGGGCAACATATCTTTGAAGCGATCGCCAAAGGCAGCAAACAATACACCTGGCTTGAACAGGAACTCAACAGTCCTGCATTTCAACAGGCGAAGTATAAAATTGTGATGTTTCACCATCCGCCTCACTCTCTAGGTGAAAATAGCGTTCCTGCGTATACTGATCCCATTCAAATCATTGATCGCGATGCATCTGGCGCAATTACAGCAATTCGTTACGAATATCCCCAGCAAAAGGACTACATTCTGCGAGATTTAGTGCCGCTGCTGGAAAAAGCTGGAGTGCAGTTAGTGTTTTACGGACATTCTCATCTCTGGAATCGGTTTATCAGTCCCAGCGGGATGCACTTTCTGGAAAGCTCAAATGTGGGTAACTCCTACGGAGGCTACCTGGGAGCCACGAAGCGGAATGTGCCCACTACCTATCAGGAAGCGTATCCAGCAACCGATAATCCTGGTGGATTACAACCAGTTGTTCCTGCGATCGCGCCGTTGCTGGATGCCAACGGTCAACCACAACCCTATATTGCTAGCAATGACATTACTGTATTCAGTCTTTTCGACACGGGAACAGGCACTATTAGCAGCTATTACTTCGACACGCGCAAGCCCAATTCTCCTGTTGTCAAGTTTGATGAGTTTCGGCTGAAGTAGGCGCGATCGCAGTCTCCATTTCCTTTGAGCCAAGTTTTTTATAAATTTTTTATAAAAATTTGGATTCTTCTATCAGACTCCTAAAATCTCTCAGAACAAAATGATTGCAATAGCAAATGTATTTTGCTGCTCTATCTCAAAATTGCAGAAAGGACTTTTACCGTGGTCAAGTTGATTCATCAAGTGAGAAGCAAATCTTTTTCTTATATGCTTGCCCTCATGTATGGCTTTCCCCTGATTGCAGGACTCAGCCCAGATGCAGTATTTGGGAAAAGTGTGAAAAGATCAATCAAGAATACTCCAGAGCATACTCCCTCCTCTGCTCCAGAGGCTTGTTCCGGTGAAAATGGCGGCGTTAATGAGTGGTTGCTGAAAGAACGGGTGGTCATGATCAGCGGGGAAATACAGCCTGAAATGGCAGAGACGGTGATCCTGCATCTGCTGTACTTGAATGCCCAGGCTCCAGATAAAGAGATTTATGTCTACATCAACTCTGGAGGCGGTGATATTCGCTCAGGGATGGCAATCTACGATGTGATGCGTGCGATTCAGTCCGATGTTGTGACGGTGAGCCTGGGGGAAGCTAGTTCGATGGCAAGCATTTTGTTAGCTGGGGGAACGAAAGGCAAGCGATTGGCGTTGCCAAATGCCAGAATTATGATTCATCAACCCCTCACTGGGAGATATGGTCAAGCGAGCGATGTTGCGATCGCGGCTAAAGAGATTTTATATCAAAGAAATACATTGAATCGGTTGCTGGCAGACTTTACAGGGCAATCTCTCAAGCGCATTGAACTGGATACAGATCGTGATTTTTTTATGTCGGCGCAAGAGGCCAGGAGTTACGCAGTTGAGAAAAAAGGGGAGGTGCGGTAGAACCAAGAAATGAATCCACCCAAAGTCAACGAATACGACTACATCAACTTTCTGATTGCGGCGCAGAAGGCCTATAGCTGCACGGAAGCCGAACGAGTGCAACCGGAGTCTGATAATGCCGCTGCCCATGACGCAATTACTCGGTTGTTGCATCGACTGGAGCCATCGACTCAGCAGTTGTGGCAAGAAGCGCAGTCGCAAGTACGGTTGCACCAGGGAATTTTAGTGGTAGATGACTCAACGCTCGACAAGTGGTATGCCAAGAAGATGGAATTGGTGACTCGGCACTGGTCGGGCAAGCATGGACGGGTAGTGCAAGGCATCAACCTAATTACGCTGCTATGGAGTGAGGGAGACCGTCACCTTCCGTTGGACTATCGATTTTACGAAAAGGGTGTCGATGGCTCAACCAAAAACGACCACTTCCGCTCGATGCTTGAAACTGCCAAGGAACGAGGGTTTGCGCCCCGATGTGTGGTGTTTGATAGTTGGTACAGTAGCTTGGAGAACCTTAAGTTGATTCGAGATTATGGTTGGATTTGGTTGACTCGACTCAAGCGCAATCGGCAGGTCAACCCGGACAATACAGGCAATCGCCCTCTGCATAAGGTCGTGCTTGCGGCGACTGGCACGGTGCTCCATCTCAAAGGTTATGGGTTCATCAAAGTGTTCAAGATGGTTGCCCCAAACGGTGACATTGATTACTGGGCAACCAATGACCTGGGGATGGGTGAGCTACAACGGCTGCAATTTGCCGAGGTTGGTTGGGCAATTGAGGAGTACCATCGCGGACTCAAACAGTGCTGTGGCGTTGAACGGGCGCAGGTTCGCTCAAGTCGTGCCCAGCGCAATCATGTGGGTTTAGCCATTCGCGCTTTCCTGCGCTTAGAGGTGCACATGTGGACGACAGGTATCAGTTGGTACGAAGCGAAAGCGGCGATCGTCCGGGATGCCATTCGCTCCTTTTTAGCGGCTCCTCGTTTCATCCTCAATCCAACTGCGTAATCCCTGGAGGCAAAAACTTATGGAATGATCGACAAGATTGTGGAAAAGTTACCATCAGCATCCTTTCCCATGCAGCCGTGACAAAGCCATGAAAAGACAAAGCCATGAAAAAAGGACAGTCTTTATGAATAGACTTGTCCCTTCTTCAATCTGCAACGTTCTCAATTGCAAGCGCTGAACTTTATGGATGCCTACGCAATAGAAGCCACTCTAACATCACTGTTTGACAGTAAGTCTTGCAACTCTTCTGCATCGACAGTTTCCTTCTCAACCAGCATTTGCGCCAGTTTATCAAGCACAGCACGGTTCTGAGTCAGCACAGCCTTAGCACGACGATACGCTTGATCCACTAAATTGCGAACTTCGTCATCGATCGCAGCGGCAGTTTCTTCGGAGAAATCTCGCTCTGCAGCAATGTCCCGCCCCAGGAACATATTGCCTTGCTGACGACCCAGTGCGACTGGACCCAAGCGATCGCTCATGCCGAAGCGAGTCACCATTTGCCGAGCCACCCGTGCCACCTGCTGCAGGTCATTAGAAGCTCCTGTAGTCACTTCCTCTTCACCGAAGACAAGCTCTTCTGCAATCCGACCACCCAGCGCAACTGCCATCTGGTTTTGCAAATAGGAACGAGAGTACAAGCCAGAATCCATCCGATCTTCACTAGGAGTGAACCAAGTCAACCCACCAGCACGACCCCGCGGAATAATACTAATCTTTTGCACAGGGTCATAATCGGGCATCAACGCCCCCACCAGAGCATGACCTGCTTCGTGATAAGCTACCAACTCCTTGCGTTTCTCGCTCATCACCCGATCTTTCTTCTCGGGTCCTGCCAGGACGCGATCAATCGCATCATTGACTTCGTCCATCGAAATTTCGGTAAGGTTACGGCGGGCAGCTAGAATCGCAGCTTCATTCAACAAGTTGGACAAATCTGCCCCAGTGAACCCAGGAGTCCGACGAGCAATCTTTTCCAAATCCACATCTTTCGCTAGGGTCTTACCACGAGCATGAACCCGCAGAATTTCCAGACGACCCGCATAGTCAGGACGATCCACCACCACCTGACGATCAAATCGCCCTGGACGCAGCAGTGCTGCATCCAACACATCAGGACGGTTCGTAGCAGCAATAATGATGATGCCAGTGTTGCCTTCGAACCCATCCATTTCAGTCAGCAACTGGTTCAAGGTTTGTTCCCGCTCGTCGTTGCCGCCACCCAAGCCAGCACCCCGTTGACGACCAACCGCATCAATTTCATCAATAAACACGATGCAGGGAGCATTGGCCTTAGCCTGCTCAAACAGGTCACGTACACGAGAAGCACCCACACCGACGAACATTTCAACAAACTCAGACCCAGAAATGGAGAAGAAGGGAACCCCTGCTTCACCTGCAACTGCGCGAGCCAGAAGGGTTTTTCCAGTTCCTGGAGGTCCAACTAACAGCACACCCTTAGGAATTTTGGCACCAACTGCTGTGAAGCGATCAGCATTCTTCAAGAAATCAACCACTTCATTCAATTCCAGCTTTGCCTGATCAATCCCTGCTACATCACCAAACGTGACCTGAGTCTGAGGCTCCATTTGTACACGAGCCTTGGACTTGCCAAAGTTCATTGCCTGACTGCCAGGTCCATTTTGTGCTCGTCGAAGCAGGAAGAACAGACCCACCAACAGCAAAATGGGGAAGAAAAGACTGCTGAGTGCTTTGAACCAGAAATCTCCCCCTTCTGCTTGGGGCGTCACAACAATATCAACACCATTTTTGGTGAGGATTTCAACCAGTCCGGGGTCACTGGGAGGCAGATTGACAACATATTCCGTATCTCCACTACGGTACCGTGCCTGAGAGCGATCTGCACTGATCCGAACTTTGCTGATCTTGGTATTTTCTTCGCCGAGCTTTGGAGGTTTGCCTGACTCAACGCTTCGAATGAACTCGCTGTAAGGCACTGAACCTCTAGATGGAGGCTGTCTACCATCAATAAATGCCGTTGCTAGCGAAATGACGACGATCGCCAGCAAGGCGTATAAACCAACATTTCTCCACCGCTTATTCACCGGGGTCTGTCCTCCTAGTTATCAAAATGCGGAGCTTTCTATCTATTCTACTGTGTTAACTAATCTTAACGTATTCTCAGAAAATGGGAAGCCGCAAGGCAACCGTGGACTCAAGACCGAAGAGCAATGACCGGATCAATATGGCTGGCGCGGAGAGCAGGAGGTAGCCCAGCACCAATGCCAACAACTAGGGCAGAAGCGAGAGCGATCGCGGCAGTGGTAGAGTCGAATCGATACGGTAGTTCAAACGTATTTGAGATAATCACCGTTAAGCCGTGAACTGTAGCCAGAGCAGTAACTCCCCCTACCAGGCTGAGCACTGCCGCTTCCAAAATAAATTGCAACATAACGTCTAATTTGGTGGCACCGATCGCACGCCGCAAGCCAATTTCTGGAATTCGTTCAGTAACAGCGCTAATCATCACATTGGCGATGCCAACCCCACCAATTAGCAAGGAAATCACAGCAACCACAGTCAGCGCTTTGGAAGCCATATCCAGGGTGCGTTGCTGCTCCAGGATATCTTCTGCATTGTTAAAGTGCCAGGTTTCTCGACCGGGGTGGCGTTGTTTAAGCAGGGTCGCTGCTTGCTTACCCAGGGTTTCTAAGTCTCTAAGATCATAGGGACTAACTTGAATTACATCGACGGTGCGATTGCCAGTCATGGCACTATAAATCGCTAGCGGCACCATGATCAGTCCTCTGGGTTCAGAGTCAGTGCTTTTTTTGGTTGGGACAACCCCGATCACCGTAAACGGTTTACCTTTCAGGTAAAATCGCTTGCCCAGAGGGTTTTTACCCTGAAACAGGCGATCCACTAAAAACTGATCAATGATGGCAACAGGATGAAACGCCTGAAAGTCGGTATCTGTAAAGCCGCGCCCTGCACTCAGCGAGTGTCCATCAGTAAACAGGAATTCTTTAGAAACCGCGAGCACTCCTGGATTAGCTTCAATGCCCTGATGCATTACTGAAAATGTGCCCCACCAGCTTACAGCGGTGATGGCTCGCATTCCAGCCAGTCGTGGTTTGAGATAGTCCATTTCTTCCGCTTTCAGGGCAATGTGATCGCGTCGGGGCATCCAGGCTATTCCAATTCCTACTTGCGGTGCATCCCGCTGAGCTAATTCTGCTGTAATCATCGCTTGACTGATGTGCTTCACATGCAAAGTTGCGGTTACTGTCGCCACCCCCATGAACATGCTTAGTGTCGTCAACAGTGATCGCAGCATATTGCTCCGCAACGACTGATACGTAGTAGAAAGTAAATCGGTAATATGAATTCCCATTGCTGGTAAGCTTAACCAAGAATCGTGACGATTTGGGCATCTCCTCATCGGTTATGAGTTACTTTCGGTGATCACAGGACTGCCAGGTTGTAGGAGTTCCTGCTGACATTTAAAGACACTCCATTTTTTGGTTACTTTCGGTGATCACAGGACTGCCAGGTTGTAGGGGTGGTTGAGCAGGTGGCAAAATCACTTGCTCTCCAGGGCGAAGACCTGAACGCACCTCTACCCCTAATAGCCCCTCAACCCCCGTGGTAATTGAACGCTTCTGGGCGGTATTGTTGGCATCTTTCACCCAGACAAATCGCGCTTCCCCAGATCGCTGGATCGCCTCTGGATTGAGTGTGATAACGTTTCGGGCTTGTTCCAGTATCAGTTCCACATTCACCTGCGATCCAGGTAGTAGTTTACGGCTGGGACGATCCAGCAAAATAATGGCAGGTACGGTTACCTGTTCTGATTGTCGCCCGCCCCCCTGTTTTGACTCTTCTGGGGCGATCGCTTGCGGGTAGAGACTTTGAACTCGCCCAGTGTAAATTTCGGGATTGGGGCCAATGATGCTGATTCGTGCTTGTTGATTAGGCTTAACTCGAGCAGCATCCAGCGTAGACAAGCGCAGTTTAACGTATTCCTGCTGAGGGTTGCCCAGGGTTAATAACTCTGTGCGCAACTGTACTCCTTCGCCATTTTTGACTTTCACATCCAGCACCACTGCATCTATGGGGGAGGTGATGACGCTATTTTGCAGTTGTTGGACAATGCGCTGACGTTCCAGTTGCGATCGCTCCA is a window of Leptolyngbyaceae cyanobacterium JSC-12 DNA encoding:
- a CDS encoding RND family efflux transporter, MFP subunit (IMG reference gene:2510096307~TIGRFAM: RND family efflux transporter, MFP subunit) — encoded protein: MGVTGAIAYQLLATRSPKPIAVSLLKVERGDVESTINESGIVELREQKTLRSPTEGAVEEVLVQPGQSVKAGQVLLTLRYPERQTALANQELLIRQQQLTVRQNRQRVIDAQEKLAIEERKLKNLVDLVAQGALEKQRFQDQEDQIRVAKIALREAETTVASAILELERSQLERQRIVQQLQNSVITSPIDAVVLDVKVKNGEGVQLRTELLTLGNPQQEYVKLRLSTLDAARVKPNQQARISIIGPNPEIYTGRVQSLYPQAIAPEESKQGGGRQSEQVTVPAIILLDRPSRKLLPGSQVNVELILEQARNVITLNPEAIQRSGEARFVWVKDANNTAQKRSITTGVEGLLGVEVRSGLRPGEQVILPPAQPPLQPGSPVITESNQKMECL
- a CDS encoding ABC-type antimicrobial peptide transport system, permease component (IMG reference gene:2510096306~PFAM: Predicted permease) yields the protein MGIHITDLLSTTYQSLRSNMLRSLLTTLSMFMGVATVTATLHVKHISQAMITAELAQRDAPQVGIGIAWMPRRDHIALKAEEMDYLKPRLAGMRAITAVSWWGTFSVMHQGIEANPGVLAVSKEFLFTDGHSLSAGRGFTDTDFQAFHPVAIIDQFLVDRLFQGKNPLGKRFYLKGKPFTVIGVVPTKKSTDSEPRGLIMVPLAIYSAMTGNRTVDVIQVSPYDLRDLETLGKQAATLLKQRHPGRETWHFNNAEDILEQQRTLDMASKALTVVAVISLLIGGVGIANVMISAVTERIPEIGLRRAIGATKLDVMLQFILEAAVLSLVGGVTALATVHGLTVIISNTFELPYRFDSTTAAIALASALVVGIGAGLPPALRASHIDPVIALRS
- a CDS encoding Calcineurin-like phosphoesterase (IMG reference gene:2510096302~PFAM: Calcineurin-like phosphoesterase), encoding MTSSPTLLTDPFLQLPTESSVRVVWFTEFKGTHHTVRYGKGLAQSVQASTTQLYRTREDADSNLANPPTRLTPRPIWRHEAEVPDLAAGKRLPYQVASTREDGAIATSKPFTLAPKPSPGQALKVLLTSDHQLKPMVAANLQKVAETAGRLDLVLLAGDLVNIPDRASEWFDDANGGAFFPALQGRASYELEKDGVKTRYTGAEILQHTPMYTAIGNHEVMGRYSDTQSLNSQYADAVPRAVAESVYLAKKPFLNPTGDPQLQADWIKNQSFNTDTYEAILSLPTSPTGGKQYYAVTFGDIRLIVLYVTNVWRTPSLAPDARGKYREREQDLNTPENWGYGQHIFEAIAKGSKQYTWLEQELNSPAFQQAKYKIVMFHHPPHSLGENSVPAYTDPIQIIDRDASGAITAIRYEYPQQKDYILRDLVPLLEKAGVQLVFYGHSHLWNRFISPSGMHFLESSNVGNSYGGYLGATKRNVPTTYQEAYPATDNPGGLQPVVPAIAPLLDANGQPQPYIASNDITVFSLFDTGTGTISSYYFDTRKPNSPVVKFDEFRLK
- a CDS encoding response regulator with CheY-like receiver, AAA-type ATPase, and DNA-binding domains (IMG reference gene:2510096301~PFAM: Response regulator receiver domain) is translated as MIQANSQVKVLIAERALSVAEIIARDLRRQGYAIVGIVNSVEKAIEYATITVPDVVLLNLSLTGDMDVFTAGWQILYALNCPVIYMTSQKLDRDHESLLLNSCGFLLKPFTADELETAIAETLKRHGSHVARQHDRWDVAETMNQLDEDFLRLLHHISFLFGPIPRLFFENGSLQIYVDTFEDAQLITEQCQDLNLSFAYQIFFQAL
- a CDS encoding ATP-dependent metalloprotease FtsH (IMG reference gene:2510096305~PFAM: FtsH Extracellular; Peptidase family M41; ATPase family associated with various cellular activities (AAA)~TIGRFAM: ATP-dependent metalloprotease FtsH), yielding MNKRWRNVGLYALLAIVVISLATAFIDGRQPPSRGSVPYSEFIRSVESGKPPKLGEENTKISKVRISADRSQARYRSGDTEYVVNLPPSDPGLVEILTKNGVDIVVTPQAEGGDFWFKALSSLFFPILLLVGLFFLLRRAQNGPGSQAMNFGKSKARVQMEPQTQVTFGDVAGIDQAKLELNEVVDFLKNADRFTAVGAKIPKGVLLVGPPGTGKTLLARAVAGEAGVPFFSISGSEFVEMFVGVGASRVRDLFEQAKANAPCIVFIDEIDAVGRQRGAGLGGGNDEREQTLNQLLTEMDGFEGNTGIIIIAATNRPDVLDAALLRPGRFDRQVVVDRPDYAGRLEILRVHARGKTLAKDVDLEKIARRTPGFTGADLSNLLNEAAILAARRNLTEISMDEVNDAIDRVLAGPEKKDRVMSEKRKELVAYHEAGHALVGALMPDYDPVQKISIIPRGRAGGLTWFTPSEDRMDSGLYSRSYLQNQMAVALGGRIAEELVFGEEEVTTGASNDLQQVARVARQMVTRFGMSDRLGPVALGRQQGNMFLGRDIAAERDFSEETAAAIDDEVRNLVDQAYRRAKAVLTQNRAVLDKLAQMLVEKETVDAEELQDLLSNSDVRVASIA
- a CDS encoding protease subunit of ATP-dependent protease (IMG reference gene:2510096303~PFAM: Clp protease~TIGRFAM: ATP-dependent Clp protease, proteolytic subunit ClpP); amino-acid sequence: MVKLIHQVRSKSFSYMLALMYGFPLIAGLSPDAVFGKSVKRSIKNTPEHTPSSAPEACSGENGGVNEWLLKERVVMISGEIQPEMAETVILHLLYLNAQAPDKEIYVYINSGGGDIRSGMAIYDVMRAIQSDVVTVSLGEASSMASILLAGGTKGKRLALPNARIMIHQPLTGRYGQASDVAIAAKEILYQRNTLNRLLADFTGQSLKRIELDTDRDFFMSAQEARSYAVEKKGEVR
- a CDS encoding transposase family protein (IMG reference gene:2510096304~PFAM: Transposase DDE domain) encodes the protein MNPPKVNEYDYINFLIAAQKAYSCTEAERVQPESDNAAAHDAITRLLHRLEPSTQQLWQEAQSQVRLHQGILVVDDSTLDKWYAKKMELVTRHWSGKHGRVVQGINLITLLWSEGDRHLPLDYRFYEKGVDGSTKNDHFRSMLETAKERGFAPRCVVFDSWYSSLENLKLIRDYGWIWLTRLKRNRQVNPDNTGNRPLHKVVLAATGTVLHLKGYGFIKVFKMVAPNGDIDYWATNDLGMGELQRLQFAEVGWAIEEYHRGLKQCCGVERAQVRSSRAQRNHVGLAIRAFLRLEVHMWTTGISWYEAKAAIVRDAIRSFLAAPRFILNPTA